One Stigmatopora argus isolate UIUO_Sarg chromosome 12, RoL_Sarg_1.0, whole genome shotgun sequence genomic window carries:
- the rb1cc1 gene encoding RB1-inducible coiled-coil protein 1 isoform X1, translating into MKLYVFQVNNGSTLTFDTDLAVQTVLELKHAIQAKYKIAIQHQVLVVNGGECMAAERRVCSYSAGTETNPIFLFNKEMILSDRDPTIPKTTFSIESEIQVKVEESLLMPAVFHTVASRTQLALEMFEVANKLSSFCERLVHDEHLQHQGWAAIMANLDDCTLSYQKLLVKFDTAYSTYHHDLEEIKFKLTKLGTAVSVMARIPLLECLTRQSHREQMKKSACTPDKDSDETEEEKSTDSVLCATNEKRGLTVPGSTETSKCEDTSKREMSQTKDSGGLGATLLDKDIHMIGTIPQFNVTLLDWINVQDRPNDVESVVRKCFDSITRLDSRIIQPFLADCRDTVAKLDNQNMKAIKGLEDRLYALDQMIASCKKLVNEQKELAQGFSANQKRAENLQDTSVLPDLCLSHTNQLMIMLNNHRKLLDIKKKCTTAKQELANNLQVRLKWCCYVMLHADQDGEKLQALLRLLTELLERVRVVEALSTVPQMYCLAVVEVVRRKMFMRHYREWAYALVKDGKQLYEAEKFKRETFGKLFRKSFLRNRLFRGLDAWPPTSFCTRKPRIFDDELPDISLDDLQYLKSCCPVEVQPFLMIPIMCDFEPLNRHLEKLHQLVQAAQSLDEMSQTITNLLSEQRASCSQSTHRSTVLTPEAATTSKTPASLSLQGPNSDPQQVPGPLEDLSPDSIDAQTFDFETIGHPNMDPVMQPSSLDLDSLAESPESDFMSAVNEFVIEENLTCPNPVSDPTSPEMMVESLYSSVINAIDNKRMQDTTTLERENSRIAVLHQAIDGYRLAAEESHSNLRCVKDDLHHLRSQVSKEQNDFGFALRSVSAEIRDMVDNICQALELELKEQHRAEMLTVQQAYEKQAQSLMEDNQTNENIVRDVQRGMLNLEGLMERKEKELTQLEGDKFLWSETERSLKEKIKKSEELMSNQAAELENLSASRDALKSELETLHFEIERGQQKIRLELEAKEQVHLKDLEERLKAEHTAELGDLTKNHQKALKQIDADNIAKLKETTEHHKTVLIEKELQMKDMKARFSELEELRYKVEMDLALKEAEAEEVKVLLEKAKSQEAETVNSLVATETQVLNEELAKTKRELQKKNEEYEKDSAELKSLLTIEKDHCISELENRHEKQIDELQFKLSNLQDIIDAACKNNAEELQGLKQEMDQQVSALREEKEQQLRNFQELERELRTESSHFQAENKLLSKRLEEVDSHEALKLSASQNETMEKKLPDRIRQPEDELQQSSSNSSSSDARPLLYTESSPYTPLSLDSALQERLQQERASLQTELELLERRKNEEIQNLKTSLIAEQQTNFNTVLTRERLKKEQIISELTEKLQNVTQQQEKDKALIETLSEDRASVMQEKKHLEEELNRLCNTALVSSAIFSTQPSPREVAGACSSELLADTDRLASVTTLKDDEHIDSAVEASMVTVHDNILISEEKQRILALERTLHMKEEENKRLSQRLMSQSMSSVSSRHSDKIAIRDFQVGDLVLIILDERHDNYVLFTVGPTLYFLHSESLTALDLKPASGTSRRPWVLGKVMEKEYCQAKKAQNRFKVPLGTKFYRVKAVPWNRKV; encoded by the exons ATGAAGTTGTATGTGTTCCAGGTTAACAATGGCAGCACACTGACATTTGACACCGATCTCGCTGTCCAAAC tgtACTGGAGCTCAAACATGCCATTCAGGCAAAATATAAGATTGCAATTCAACATCAAGTACTTGTTGTCAATGGAGGGGAATGTATGGCTGCGGAAAGGCGTGTCTGCAGCTACAGTGCTGGCACT GAAACAAACCCCATATTCCTCTTCAACAAGGAGATGATCTTGTCCGACCGGGATCCAACTATCCCCAAAACAACCTTCTCCATTGAGAGTGAGATTCAAGTAAAAGTGGAAGAGTCGCTATTGATGCCAGCTGTCTTTCACACCGTCGCATCTCGGACACAACTTGCTCTG GAAATGTTTGAAGTTGCCAACAAGCTTAGCTCGTTCTGTGAACGCTTAGTTCATGATGAACACCTCCAACACCAAGGCTGGGCTGCTATTATGGCCAACCTGGACGACTGTACTCTGTCCTATCAGAAGCTCCTGGTGAAATTCGACACTGCGTACTCGACGTATCACCACGATCTAGAGGAAATTAAATTCAAACTCACAAA GCTCGGGACAGCAGTCTCAGTGATGGCCAGGATACCTCTGCTGGAATGTTTGACGAGACAAAGTCACAGAGAGCAAATGAAGAAGTCCGCCTGCACCCCAGATAAAGATTCTGATGAGACAGAGGAAGAAAAATCAACTGACTCGGTGTTATGCGCCACGAATGAAAAGCGGGGCCTAACGGTACCAGGTTCTACCGAGACGTCTAAATGCGAAGATACTAGTAAGCGAGAGATGAGTCAAACGAAGGACAGCGGAGGCCTTGGAGCTACGTTGCTGGATAAAGACATCCACATGATTGGCACTATCCCCCAATTCAATGTCACTCTGTTGGATTGGATCAATGTGCAGGATCGGCCAAATGATGTGGAATCTGTTGTGAGAAAATGCTTTGATTCCATCACCAGG CTCGACTCGCGGATCATTCAACCTTTTTTGGCAGACTGTCGAGATACCGTCGCAAAGCTGGATAATCAAAACATGAAAGCCATCAAGGGGTTGGAGGACCGCCTTTATGCTCTCGACCAGATGATTGCAAGCTGCAAGAAGCTGGTCAATGAACAAAAAGAACTTGCTCAG GGATTTTCAGCTAATCAGAAGCGGGCTGAAAACCTGCAGGACACCTCTGTTTTGCCCGACTTGTGTCTAAGCCACACCAACCAGTTGATGATCATGTTGAACAACCACAGAAAGCTGTTGGACATCAAAAAGAAGTGCACTACTGCCAAACAGGAACTCGCAAATAACCTTCAAGTCCGACTAAA ATGGTGCTGTTACGTGATGCTTCACGCAGACCAGGATGGTGAGAAACTTCAAGCTTTGCTCAGACTCCTCACTGAGCTCCTGGAGAGAGTGCGTGTGGTTGAAGCCCTAAGCACAGTGCCCCAGATGTACTGCTTAGCGGTGGTGGAAGTGGTTCGGAGGAAGATGTTTATGCGACACTACAGAGAG TGGGCCTATGCACTTGTGAAAGATGGAAAGCAGCTGTACGAGGCAGAGAAATTCAAAAGAGAAACTTTTGGAAAACTTTTTA GAAAGTCCTTTCTCAGGAATCGCTTGTTTAGAGGGCTTGATGCCTGGCCTCCAACTTCATTTTGT ACACGGAAACCGCGGATATTTGACGATGAACTTCCAGACATTTCTCTCGATGACTTGCAGTACTTAAAGTCGTGTTGTCCGGTGGAGGTGCAGCCTTTTCTCAT GATCCCCATAATGTGTGACTTTGAGCCCTTGAATCGGCATTTGGAGAAACTCCATCAGCTGGTCCAAGCTGCACAAAGTTTGGACGAGATGTCTCAAACTATCACAAATCTGCTGAGTGAACAAAGG GCATCATGTAGCCAGAGCACCCACAGGTCAACTGTGTTGACTCCTGAGGCGGCCACCACCTCCAAAACTCCCGCCTCTCTCAGCCTTCAAGGACCCAACTCTGACCCCCAGCAAGTTCCGGGCCCTTTAGAGGACCTTTCACCAGACAGCATCGATGCACAGACATTTGACTTTGAAACTATCGGCCATCCCAACATGGACCCTGTCATGCAGCCCAGCTCCCTCGACCTGGACTCCCTGGCGGAGAGCCCAGAGTCCGACTTTATGTCCGCTGTTAATGAGTTTGTGATCGAGGAGAACCTAACCTGCCCAAATCCTGTCAGTGACCCGACCAGCCCTGAAATGATGGTGGAGTCTCTCTATTCTTCAGTCATCAACGCCATCGACAACAAGCGCATGCAGGATACCACAACGCTGGAGAGGGAGAACTCGAGAATTGCCGTGCTTCATCAAGCTATTGACGGCTATCGGTTGGCCGCGGAAGAATCCCACTCCAATTTGAGGTGCGTGAAGGATGACCTGCATCACTTGCGAAGTCAGGTCTCAAAAGAACAAAATGACTTTGGATTTGCTCTGAGGAGTGTGAGCGCAGAGATTCGAGACATGGTGGACAACATCTGCCAGGCACTTGAACTGGAGCTGAAAGAGCAGCATCGTGCCGAGATGCTCACCGTTCAGCAAGCTTATGAGAAGCAGGCCCAATCGTTAATGGAGGACAACCAAACTAATGAGAACATCGTTCGAGATGTACAGCGAGGCATGCTGAACCTGGAGGGTCTGATGGAGCGCAAAGAGAAGGAACTCACTCAGCTGGAAGGTGACAAGTTCCTTTGGTCTGAAACTGAGCGTAGCCTGAAAGAGAAGATCAAGAAGTCAGAGGAGCTGATGAGCAATCAAGCTGCTGAGCTAGAAAACCTCTCGGCTAGCAGGGACGCTCTAAAAAGTGAGCTGGAGACTTTGCATTTTGAGATCGAACGTGGCCAGCAGAAGATTAGATTGGAACTTGAAGCCAAGGAGCAGGTGCACTTGAAGGATCTTGAGGAACGATTGAAAGCGGAGCATACAGCAGAATTGGGTGACCTCACAAAGAATCATCAGAAGGCTCTGAAACAGATTGATGCTGACAACATAGCTAAGTTAAAGGAGACAACAGAACATCATAAGACTGTTTTAATAGAGAAAGAGCTTCAAATGAAAGACATGAAGGCACGCTTTTCTGAGCTTGAAGAACTGCGTTACAAAGTGGAAATGGACTTGGCTCTTAAAGAGGCGGAAGCAGAAGAGGTTAAGGTCCTCCTGGAAAAAGCCAAGTCACAGGAGGCTGAGACCGTCAACTCCCTTGTGGCGACCGAGACGCAAGTTCTTAATGAAGAGCTCGCAAAGACCAAGCGAGAGCTTcagaagaaaaatgaagaatatgaGAAGGACAGTGCAGAGCTAAAGAGCCTTTTGACGATTGAGAAGGACCACTGCATCTCGGAGCTGGAGAACAGACATGAGAAGCAGATTGATGAGTTGCAATTCAAGCTCTCCAACCTGCAGGACATTATTGATGCTGCTTGCAAGAACAATGCTGAGGAACTGCAGGGCCTTAAGCAAGAGATGGACCAGCAGGTGTCTGCTCtgagagaagaaaaagaacaacagtTAAGGAATTTCCAAGAATTAGAGCGGGAGTTGAGGACTGAGAGCAGTCATTTCCAGGCTGAAAACAAACTTTTAAGTAAAAGGCTAGAAGAGGTGGACTCACATGAGGCTCTAAAATTGTCAGCGTCGCAAAATGAGACTATGGAAAAGAAACTGCCTGACAGAATTCGACAACCTGAAGATGAACTTCAGCAGTCATCATCGAA TTCTTCTTCCAGTGATGCAAGACCACTCCTGTACACCGAGAGCAGCCCGTATACACCTCTCTCTCTGGACTCAGCCCTACAAGAGCGCCTGCAGCAGGAGAGGGCTTCTCTGCAGACCGAGTTGGAGCTTCTGGAGAGGAGGAAGAATGAGGAGATCCAGAACCTCAAAACTTCCTTGATAGCGGAACAGCAG ACAAACTTCAATACGGTTTTAACTCGTGAGCGGTTGAAGAAGGAGCAGATTATCAGTGAGCTCACGGAGAAGCTACAAAACGTCACACAACAGCAAGAAAAGGACAAAG CTCTGATTGAGACTCTCTCTGAGGACCGAGCCAGCGTGATGCAGGAGAAGAAGCACCTTGAGGAGGAGCTCAACCGCCTTTGCAACACCGCGCTGGTCTCCTCGGCCATCTTTTCCACGCAACCGTCACCGCGTGAAGTCGCTGGAGCGTGTTCCTCCGAGCTCCTGGCTGACACTGACAGACTGGCTTCTGTAACTACTTTGAAGGATGACGAACATATCGACTCAGCAGTGGAAGCCAGCATGGTGACAGTGCA TGATAACATCCTGATTTCAGAGGAAAAACAGAGGATACTTGCTCTGGAGAGG ACTTTACACATGAAAGAGGAAGAGAATAAGCGCCTAAGTCAAAGACTG ATGTCTCAAAGCATGTCATCTGTGTCCTCAAGGCACTCAGACAAAATCGCCATCAGAGA TTTCCAGGTTGGTGATTTGGTTCTCATCATCCTAGATGAAAGACATGACAACTACGTACTGTTCACCGTCGGCCCGACGCTCTATTTCCTGCATTCAGAATCACTGACTGCGCTGGACCTTAAACCAG CTTCGGGGACATCAAGACGGCCATGGGTGCTTGGAAAGGTGATGGAGAAAGAGTATTGCCAGGCTAAGAAG GCCCAGAACAGGTTCAAAGTTCCACTAGGAACCAAATTCTACAGAGTCAAAGCTGTTCCATGGAACAGAAAAGTATAA
- the rb1cc1 gene encoding RB1-inducible coiled-coil protein 1 isoform X2 encodes MKLYVFQVNNGSTLTFDTDLAVQTVLELKHAIQAKYKIAIQHQVLVVNGGECMAAERRVCSYSAGTETNPIFLFNKEMILSDRDPTIPKTTFSIESEIQVKVEESLLMPAVFHTVASRTQLALEMFEVANKLSSFCERLVHDEHLQHQGWAAIMANLDDCTLSYQKLLVKFDTAYSTYHHDLEEIKFKLTKLGTAVSVMARIPLLECLTRQSHREQMKKSACTPDKDSDETEEEKSTDSVLCATNEKRGLTVPGSTETSKCEDTSKREMSQTKDSGGLGATLLDKDIHMIGTIPQFNVTLLDWINVQDRPNDVESVVRKCFDSITRLDSRIIQPFLADCRDTVAKLDNQNMKAIKGLEDRLYALDQMIASCKKLVNEQKELAQGFSANQKRAENLQDTSVLPDLCLSHTNQLMIMLNNHRKLLDIKKKCTTAKQELANNLQVRLKWCCYVMLHADQDGEKLQALLRLLTELLERVRVVEALSTVPQMYCLAVVEVVRRKMFMRHYREWAYALVKDGKQLYEAEKFKRETFGKLFRKSFLRNRLFRGLDAWPPTSFCTRKPRIFDDELPDISLDDLQYLKSCCPVEVQPFLMIPIMCDFEPLNRHLEKLHQLVQAAQSLDEMSQTITNLLSEQRASCSQSTHRSTVLTPEAATTSKTPASLSLQGPNSDPQQVPGPLEDLSPDSIDAQTFDFETIGHPNMDPVMQPSSLDLDSLAESPESDFMSAVNEFVIEENLTCPNPVSDPTSPEMMVESLYSSVINAIDNKRMQDTTTLERENSRIAVLHQAIDGYRLAAEESHSNLRCVKDDLHHLRSQVSKEQNDFGFALRSVSAEIRDMVDNICQALELELKEQHRAEMLTVQQAYEKQAQSLMEDNQTNENIVRDVQRGMLNLEGLMERKEKELTQLEGDKFLWSETERSLKEKIKKSEELMSNQAAELENLSASRDALKSELETLHFEIERGQQKIRLELEAKEQVHLKDLEERLKAEHTAELGDLTKNHQKALKQIDADNIAKLKETTEHHKTVLIEKELQMKDMKARFSELEELRYKVEMDLALKEAEAEEVKVLLEKAKSQEAETVNSLVATETQVLNEELAKTKRELQKKNEEYEKDSAELKSLLTIEKDHCISELENRHEKQIDELQFKLSNLQDIIDAACKNNAEELQGLKQEMDQQVSALREEKEQQLRNFQELERELRTESSHFQAENKLLSKRLEEVDSHEALKLSASQNETMEKKLPDRIRQPEDELQQSSSNDARPLLYTESSPYTPLSLDSALQERLQQERASLQTELELLERRKNEEIQNLKTSLIAEQQTNFNTVLTRERLKKEQIISELTEKLQNVTQQQEKDKALIETLSEDRASVMQEKKHLEEELNRLCNTALVSSAIFSTQPSPREVAGACSSELLADTDRLASVTTLKDDEHIDSAVEASMVTVHDNILISEEKQRILALERTLHMKEEENKRLSQRLMSQSMSSVSSRHSDKIAIRDFQVGDLVLIILDERHDNYVLFTVGPTLYFLHSESLTALDLKPASGTSRRPWVLGKVMEKEYCQAKKAQNRFKVPLGTKFYRVKAVPWNRKV; translated from the exons ATGAAGTTGTATGTGTTCCAGGTTAACAATGGCAGCACACTGACATTTGACACCGATCTCGCTGTCCAAAC tgtACTGGAGCTCAAACATGCCATTCAGGCAAAATATAAGATTGCAATTCAACATCAAGTACTTGTTGTCAATGGAGGGGAATGTATGGCTGCGGAAAGGCGTGTCTGCAGCTACAGTGCTGGCACT GAAACAAACCCCATATTCCTCTTCAACAAGGAGATGATCTTGTCCGACCGGGATCCAACTATCCCCAAAACAACCTTCTCCATTGAGAGTGAGATTCAAGTAAAAGTGGAAGAGTCGCTATTGATGCCAGCTGTCTTTCACACCGTCGCATCTCGGACACAACTTGCTCTG GAAATGTTTGAAGTTGCCAACAAGCTTAGCTCGTTCTGTGAACGCTTAGTTCATGATGAACACCTCCAACACCAAGGCTGGGCTGCTATTATGGCCAACCTGGACGACTGTACTCTGTCCTATCAGAAGCTCCTGGTGAAATTCGACACTGCGTACTCGACGTATCACCACGATCTAGAGGAAATTAAATTCAAACTCACAAA GCTCGGGACAGCAGTCTCAGTGATGGCCAGGATACCTCTGCTGGAATGTTTGACGAGACAAAGTCACAGAGAGCAAATGAAGAAGTCCGCCTGCACCCCAGATAAAGATTCTGATGAGACAGAGGAAGAAAAATCAACTGACTCGGTGTTATGCGCCACGAATGAAAAGCGGGGCCTAACGGTACCAGGTTCTACCGAGACGTCTAAATGCGAAGATACTAGTAAGCGAGAGATGAGTCAAACGAAGGACAGCGGAGGCCTTGGAGCTACGTTGCTGGATAAAGACATCCACATGATTGGCACTATCCCCCAATTCAATGTCACTCTGTTGGATTGGATCAATGTGCAGGATCGGCCAAATGATGTGGAATCTGTTGTGAGAAAATGCTTTGATTCCATCACCAGG CTCGACTCGCGGATCATTCAACCTTTTTTGGCAGACTGTCGAGATACCGTCGCAAAGCTGGATAATCAAAACATGAAAGCCATCAAGGGGTTGGAGGACCGCCTTTATGCTCTCGACCAGATGATTGCAAGCTGCAAGAAGCTGGTCAATGAACAAAAAGAACTTGCTCAG GGATTTTCAGCTAATCAGAAGCGGGCTGAAAACCTGCAGGACACCTCTGTTTTGCCCGACTTGTGTCTAAGCCACACCAACCAGTTGATGATCATGTTGAACAACCACAGAAAGCTGTTGGACATCAAAAAGAAGTGCACTACTGCCAAACAGGAACTCGCAAATAACCTTCAAGTCCGACTAAA ATGGTGCTGTTACGTGATGCTTCACGCAGACCAGGATGGTGAGAAACTTCAAGCTTTGCTCAGACTCCTCACTGAGCTCCTGGAGAGAGTGCGTGTGGTTGAAGCCCTAAGCACAGTGCCCCAGATGTACTGCTTAGCGGTGGTGGAAGTGGTTCGGAGGAAGATGTTTATGCGACACTACAGAGAG TGGGCCTATGCACTTGTGAAAGATGGAAAGCAGCTGTACGAGGCAGAGAAATTCAAAAGAGAAACTTTTGGAAAACTTTTTA GAAAGTCCTTTCTCAGGAATCGCTTGTTTAGAGGGCTTGATGCCTGGCCTCCAACTTCATTTTGT ACACGGAAACCGCGGATATTTGACGATGAACTTCCAGACATTTCTCTCGATGACTTGCAGTACTTAAAGTCGTGTTGTCCGGTGGAGGTGCAGCCTTTTCTCAT GATCCCCATAATGTGTGACTTTGAGCCCTTGAATCGGCATTTGGAGAAACTCCATCAGCTGGTCCAAGCTGCACAAAGTTTGGACGAGATGTCTCAAACTATCACAAATCTGCTGAGTGAACAAAGG GCATCATGTAGCCAGAGCACCCACAGGTCAACTGTGTTGACTCCTGAGGCGGCCACCACCTCCAAAACTCCCGCCTCTCTCAGCCTTCAAGGACCCAACTCTGACCCCCAGCAAGTTCCGGGCCCTTTAGAGGACCTTTCACCAGACAGCATCGATGCACAGACATTTGACTTTGAAACTATCGGCCATCCCAACATGGACCCTGTCATGCAGCCCAGCTCCCTCGACCTGGACTCCCTGGCGGAGAGCCCAGAGTCCGACTTTATGTCCGCTGTTAATGAGTTTGTGATCGAGGAGAACCTAACCTGCCCAAATCCTGTCAGTGACCCGACCAGCCCTGAAATGATGGTGGAGTCTCTCTATTCTTCAGTCATCAACGCCATCGACAACAAGCGCATGCAGGATACCACAACGCTGGAGAGGGAGAACTCGAGAATTGCCGTGCTTCATCAAGCTATTGACGGCTATCGGTTGGCCGCGGAAGAATCCCACTCCAATTTGAGGTGCGTGAAGGATGACCTGCATCACTTGCGAAGTCAGGTCTCAAAAGAACAAAATGACTTTGGATTTGCTCTGAGGAGTGTGAGCGCAGAGATTCGAGACATGGTGGACAACATCTGCCAGGCACTTGAACTGGAGCTGAAAGAGCAGCATCGTGCCGAGATGCTCACCGTTCAGCAAGCTTATGAGAAGCAGGCCCAATCGTTAATGGAGGACAACCAAACTAATGAGAACATCGTTCGAGATGTACAGCGAGGCATGCTGAACCTGGAGGGTCTGATGGAGCGCAAAGAGAAGGAACTCACTCAGCTGGAAGGTGACAAGTTCCTTTGGTCTGAAACTGAGCGTAGCCTGAAAGAGAAGATCAAGAAGTCAGAGGAGCTGATGAGCAATCAAGCTGCTGAGCTAGAAAACCTCTCGGCTAGCAGGGACGCTCTAAAAAGTGAGCTGGAGACTTTGCATTTTGAGATCGAACGTGGCCAGCAGAAGATTAGATTGGAACTTGAAGCCAAGGAGCAGGTGCACTTGAAGGATCTTGAGGAACGATTGAAAGCGGAGCATACAGCAGAATTGGGTGACCTCACAAAGAATCATCAGAAGGCTCTGAAACAGATTGATGCTGACAACATAGCTAAGTTAAAGGAGACAACAGAACATCATAAGACTGTTTTAATAGAGAAAGAGCTTCAAATGAAAGACATGAAGGCACGCTTTTCTGAGCTTGAAGAACTGCGTTACAAAGTGGAAATGGACTTGGCTCTTAAAGAGGCGGAAGCAGAAGAGGTTAAGGTCCTCCTGGAAAAAGCCAAGTCACAGGAGGCTGAGACCGTCAACTCCCTTGTGGCGACCGAGACGCAAGTTCTTAATGAAGAGCTCGCAAAGACCAAGCGAGAGCTTcagaagaaaaatgaagaatatgaGAAGGACAGTGCAGAGCTAAAGAGCCTTTTGACGATTGAGAAGGACCACTGCATCTCGGAGCTGGAGAACAGACATGAGAAGCAGATTGATGAGTTGCAATTCAAGCTCTCCAACCTGCAGGACATTATTGATGCTGCTTGCAAGAACAATGCTGAGGAACTGCAGGGCCTTAAGCAAGAGATGGACCAGCAGGTGTCTGCTCtgagagaagaaaaagaacaacagtTAAGGAATTTCCAAGAATTAGAGCGGGAGTTGAGGACTGAGAGCAGTCATTTCCAGGCTGAAAACAAACTTTTAAGTAAAAGGCTAGAAGAGGTGGACTCACATGAGGCTCTAAAATTGTCAGCGTCGCAAAATGAGACTATGGAAAAGAAACTGCCTGACAGAATTCGACAACCTGAAGATGAACTTCAGCAGTCATCATCGAA TGATGCAAGACCACTCCTGTACACCGAGAGCAGCCCGTATACACCTCTCTCTCTGGACTCAGCCCTACAAGAGCGCCTGCAGCAGGAGAGGGCTTCTCTGCAGACCGAGTTGGAGCTTCTGGAGAGGAGGAAGAATGAGGAGATCCAGAACCTCAAAACTTCCTTGATAGCGGAACAGCAG ACAAACTTCAATACGGTTTTAACTCGTGAGCGGTTGAAGAAGGAGCAGATTATCAGTGAGCTCACGGAGAAGCTACAAAACGTCACACAACAGCAAGAAAAGGACAAAG CTCTGATTGAGACTCTCTCTGAGGACCGAGCCAGCGTGATGCAGGAGAAGAAGCACCTTGAGGAGGAGCTCAACCGCCTTTGCAACACCGCGCTGGTCTCCTCGGCCATCTTTTCCACGCAACCGTCACCGCGTGAAGTCGCTGGAGCGTGTTCCTCCGAGCTCCTGGCTGACACTGACAGACTGGCTTCTGTAACTACTTTGAAGGATGACGAACATATCGACTCAGCAGTGGAAGCCAGCATGGTGACAGTGCA TGATAACATCCTGATTTCAGAGGAAAAACAGAGGATACTTGCTCTGGAGAGG ACTTTACACATGAAAGAGGAAGAGAATAAGCGCCTAAGTCAAAGACTG ATGTCTCAAAGCATGTCATCTGTGTCCTCAAGGCACTCAGACAAAATCGCCATCAGAGA TTTCCAGGTTGGTGATTTGGTTCTCATCATCCTAGATGAAAGACATGACAACTACGTACTGTTCACCGTCGGCCCGACGCTCTATTTCCTGCATTCAGAATCACTGACTGCGCTGGACCTTAAACCAG CTTCGGGGACATCAAGACGGCCATGGGTGCTTGGAAAGGTGATGGAGAAAGAGTATTGCCAGGCTAAGAAG GCCCAGAACAGGTTCAAAGTTCCACTAGGAACCAAATTCTACAGAGTCAAAGCTGTTCCATGGAACAGAAAAGTATAA
- the LOC144086082 gene encoding uncharacterized protein LOC144086082: MLLTVFQPNGALKKTMKGADKAIVAKSFGKWESGSLRSRTVEKPDEPSEESDDEKPSRSTCEDPQVGKKTADKRLAQFTAVYDLSWLRRTWNEHVCSVQVNGGTNGCALLWSE; encoded by the exons atgttgctcactGTATTCCAGCCGAATGGCGCGCTGAAG aaaacaatgaaaggagCGGACAAAGCGATTGTGGCAAAGTCCTTTGGAAAATGGGAAAGCGGCTCTCTAAGGTCCAGGACCGTGGAGAAGCCGGATGAGCCCTCCGAAGAGAGCGATGATGAGAAGCCGTCCAGGAGCACCTGCGAGGACCCTCAAGTCGGCAAGAAAACAGCAGATAAAA GGCTTGCTCAGTTTACGGCGGTCTACGATCTGTCGTGGTTACGAAGGACTTGGAATGAACACGTTTGCAGTGTGCAAGTCAACGGAGGGACTAATG